The Micromonas commoda chromosome 1, complete sequence region CATCGTAAAGCTGAATACGCATATTGTCCCTGTCCCGCCTGGCTGGCACGCCTTCTGTCAtgtccaccggcgccgtTCACAACAGGTAAAATCGCGTCTCTATATGAACACTGCAACTCGAAGTTTTGTTATCTTTCCATTTTTCTGCCATCAACATGGTTAAAACAGTGTTAAAACCCCCGTTTTTCAACGAAGGATTGAGCCAAGAGCACTTTTCTCCATGGTCAGTGAATAAGGAATAATGGCGGGTAAGTAGGCGAGAAGATAAAACCCCTCCAAAAATCGAGcttcgtatgggcaattagtaTGACACATTGCCTCGTTGAGTTACTAGACCGTCTCATAGGAGGTACAAATAAAAAAGTCGCGCCAAGACACGCCGACCcaaataccttcgtatacACTCCCGTGACTGCCCCGGGGTTTTTTGTTTCGAAAAGTGGTCTTTTTGTTGGTATTTTCGGAGCCAGAAAAATACGCCTCGGCGTGATGACTCCCCCGATATGGGACTTTTATTGAGTCATAGACCAACATTTGGTATTTCTCCGTCCGCTTCGGGGGCGCTTTTCGTTGAAAAGCATGCGTCGCTCAGCGCGCCaattggcgacggcgcggtacTCCGACGAGGAGACCTTCACCCGATCAAAGCCGCGCGCCGTAGGCAAGATATCGTAGGTAAGCCCGAACCCCAATCACACGCGCGAAACGCGAGGCCCGATGCGCGTGAGATGGTGCCCCGTTTCGCGACGTGTCGACGGATGGAGCCCATCTTAGATTTTGTTTTTCGTCCCCGGGACGCGCCGGTCGGGGCACCATCTCACGCGCATCgggccgcgcgcttcgcgcgtgTGAGTGGGAGTAGTGCTTACCTATGATGTTGTGCCTACGGCGCGCGGCTCAGATCGGGTTTAGGTTACCGCGTCggagcaccgcgccgtcgccaaagGCGCGAAGGGGGAGTCAAAAAAGGGCGGAAAATAGTCAAAACGCAAAAATCGAAATACCCATACAAACTCGATGGACCACTTTTCGAAACAAAAAACCCCGGGGCAGTCACGGGAGTGCACTGTGGTTATGTACCTTCGAATTCGTACTTTACTTCTTCTTCGTACCTTCTCGTTCATATTCAACCAAAGGCGTGACTACGTACGCGATTTACATGAGTAACTCGCCTCGCGTGACGTTGACGTATGAAATCCAGTCAGAAATCCACGTACGTGTATTTACCTTGGTTTAAGGACAGGGGTGACGTAATTATTTCTTATTACACACTGATTTGATCGCAAAAAGAAATCAGAAAATTTTGCTTTGAACCGATCCCTTTGAAAAACGCGGCTTAGAAGGAAGGTTGATCGAGGCTTTATATAGAGAATTTGAGGGTTTATCAACTTAAGAAACGTTCATCCGTACCGAGTAATTGAACCATGAAACCTCCGTATAAAATCGAGGGTTTAATACACTGAGAATTTGAAGGTTTATTAACTCAAGAACGTGTGTCTATGTCCAATCACACGCCCGATCCACCCACGTTTTTCATTAGACGACAGAATTAATatgatacgaaggtacattTATTTGAACGAAGTAAGGTACATATCTTCATTCGTTCGAATGAAGGAAGCATTTTGAACATAGGATTTCACTTGTTGCTCAGCTCATCTGCAGAGGGGATATGTCTAGACCTAATCAGAATTTCACCATATGGGGTACTTTGATCTTGCGCTGCTTCAAGAAGGCCCGCTCCGAGCAGGACAAGAAAACGGTAGAAATACCGAGCAGCCTTCTTTCGAACAAAACATTTGTGCGAACAGAGTTCAGATAAATAGAAGGACACCACCGCACTCGCATTATCCTGCACTCCCAAGCTTTGATGCGTTACATTGTGCCCGCAGCTGATATTGTCGCTTGAAGCGAATATGGATGGCATGTTATACCCGTATTCACCTCCAAAAACAACAGGTTCGTCATGAACCTTGTCTTGTGAGTCCTGCACGGACTCAACAACTTGTTGGCCTCTGTCATCAGCCATAGCAGTTTCTCCAAAAGGTTTGAGTGCAAGTTGCAGATGGTCATTGCGACTATCGAGCGAGTCTACGAGAGTGGGACTTTCAGCATCATGAGGTATTGGTGTCATACCAGCGAAATCTGGAATTGAAGTCGGAATTCCTGAAGCTTTCTTCGCGCTTCCAAACTCGCTTAATTTGCTCGGGGTGTCGTAGATATGCTGATTAACATTTCTGGCAGTTCTGCGTGCAGGAGGCGAGGTCCGATGACTATCCGCGGCATTTCTCGAAATGTAACACCCGCTCAAGTAGCCATCGGCATCAGAAGGGCTCACCTTGTTCACATTCCTCACAAACGGGCACCGCAACGAGTTTAGCCGTTGCAAAAATATTTCCAACACTACACTGTTTGTCCGCTTCTGTGAACGAGATTTGAACATATTGAAAATACCGTTGAAGTATCTGGCATGCATAGCTCGATCGACTACGTCAATGTGATTGTTCGCTGACAAACGACGGCTTGGGTGTGTGTGGAGATCGCTTGAGTCTGTGAGCCATCTGCGATATTCATCCGAAATGATATGGATGTCTTCATCAAAAAACGTTTTTAGAGCTATGTTTCCTTTCTGATAGGCTTTCCGGAATGTTTTCACATCTTGTAGAAGGCCGCCGTGTTTAGTGGCTATTTGCCCTCCAGGTGATGGTACGCTGGAGTCGTGGGTAATGTTGACTGGTAACGGAAATAAAGTTTCATTCTTTTCTGAACTGGATGCTTTAATCGATGAAAAACATGGTCCCTCTTCAAGTTCGTGCATAGGAACGAGCAGTTTCCGCCCCCTTTCATCGAGTTTGGGCGCGATCTCGCGACGTTGCGCGTTGTGTACTTCTACATGGCGTGCATTGCCCTGGTTTTCACGGTGCCTGTCAGTATTTGATTCGCAGATAATCCTATCTGAATGGTCACGACCAGAAGCCTGCTCATATTGATCGATTGAAGCTGACCTCTGGAAATTTCCGTGGTCTTCTCCTTCCAGCTCTCCGGAGTAAAGAAGACTCCCTCGAGGACTTAGCTCATGGTCAGAAAATGTATCCATGACGACAAACGCGTTCAGATCCGATCGCATGCATTCCTCTCCCGATTGAATATGAATTATATCCTCTTCCAGTTCAAGATGATTGaagtcgacgcgtcgcgataATACTTTCGGTTGTTTTCGACGTGAGATCAGAAGATTACAGCCCCGACGCCCGCAGTATTCTTCGGAGGAGATGGTAGTGAGATGAGCCAAAACAGTTGCACAATCTTCAAAAAGGAACTGCAGTTGTCGAGAGTAAAGGGTGACAACACCGCGCATTAGAAGCGCGGCAAGTCGCAGGGCCTGAACTCAGCAGAAGGCTAGCCATTAAGCACGAAGCGCAGAGGATCATGAGAAGGGAACCTGTAAACTCACCAGGGGCGAAGGGGGTCTCATGATCGTATCACATGCTGCAGGTACGGATATCTGCACTGCTTTGTGTCGCGTAAGAACTTTGGCACATGCCGGCTGATGCGCGAGTATCTGATGCATAAAGTAAGATAGAAAACGAATTCAACGCGCAATTACTATTGCACTTCGGTCGGGCCGTGAAGGGAAAAGGTACCTTAAGAAAGTTGTCAAGGAAAAAGGGTGCCAAGGCAACGTCAGATATAAATACGCATACCCAGATCTGTCCAAGTGCACCTTTGGGAGAAAGTAAATCGCCGCTGTAAAACATGTTACGTACAGTCGCGCACGTGAAGCTGGGTAACCTGTAGGATTGGAGTACGTTGAACACTGCAAAGGCAAGTCGTTTGACGCCCCAGAGACTTTGTTCGGCGAGTAACGGTTCTTTACTTCGAATGAAATAAATGAAGTTCAAGACTAAATATTTATGTAAGGCCATCCAGTGGGGGTTTTGATGAAATAATGTATGGAGCTCGAagtatatatatatatatggaAAAATGAGTAAGGTTTCCATACGAATGAAGGAAGATATATATACATGTACGAAGAAAAGTTTTCGCAAGTCACAAACCGTCATTTGCCCCCGTATAAATTTGATGAAATATTTGCTATTTCCTCCCCATCGGTTTTCTCGCGacaaagtcggcacccgacGGTCTTTCGtgaggcgcgcgtcggccgcTCGGGCGATTCtgctcgcgaacgccgcgtggCTGTACTCCTCGCAACAAGCGGTGCATGCCGTAGAATCAAAATTTGTCGCGAAAAgcggtgagcgcgacggcAGTGGCGCGAGCTCAggcacgccgacggcggtCACCAGCACTGTATTTGTCTCATAATTTGCCTCGTTTCCTCCCCATCGATAAATTCGCCCTCAAAACGCGAGATTACACGGGAAATCTAACAGCCGATTGACGGTTAAACTGACATTTTTTTGATAAAACCCTTAATGGATTTCCGGATTTTTTATTAACTTATTAGTCTAAAATGTTTTTAGACGTTTTTGCAGCTGTATGGGCAATTTCTCACCGAGGTCCTTGGCCCGAGGGCGATACCACAGGCAAATAGTTTGATCCTACCTGGTGCAAGGCGTGATTCGAGAGGGTGAAAAAACGAGGTGGTTGGAAAGAGTTGGCCTGCCACCAGCTTGCGCCCGCGCCGTAACCGCGAGTGTCCGAATCTTGACAGAGTGGTGAAATAATGTTATGGCACCATCGGCTTCTATACGATGCATCGAGCAGATCCTTCATTGACGGGACGTCCTGAAATTACGCTGTCACACACACACACGCACACACGTTTCTTCATACTCATGGGTTGATCTCAGACTCTAGATGAAAACAGTGCAGCATCTGGGTCAAGCCATCAGTTATCAGCGCCAGAAACACTCGATTTTGTGTCTGGCAAGACTCGCACTCGGAAAAACTCACGAGGGTGGCATAAATGCGACCTTCAAAGATCGCAGCAAGTTTGCAGTAACAGCGAAACGCTTCTTCCCAACCGAGCTTTGCAAGAAGCACACTGTCGTATCGCTCGACGCAAAACGGTATCGTTTGCGTTTTGTATGTTGTGCACCATCAAGAAAACTGTGTTCGTTCCTACGAATTCTCTCGACGTGTGAGGTGTATTGACTGCTGGCAACAGTTTCCCAGGCCAGGCGCCCTGGCCAATATGGCGTGATGACCGCAAATGAAAGTGCCGTTTTTAACTCTTCTGCCCTGCTGAGTAGTAGTAGGACATGCTCCGCACATCGCAGCACTATACCTTCTTCGAATGGTGGATTACATTCAAAGGAGCCTTCCGCTGGGAAAAAGGAGAAAAACGATCCGCGGGATCCAAACGTCGTGTCTGTATCTGGAAAAAGACTGCAGTATTCGTGGAAATGACAGTTTAGGGGTGATGCAAAACATTCTGCTTCCACATCTAGGCCGTGCTGGAGAACATCAAAAACTGCGGCATGAAGAGCAGTATGATGACCTCCAGACATGCGGTGCATGCCACCCTGTGCCGCCGTGTATCGACAAAGCATGGAAAACGTCGCTGATTGAAAAACAGATATGTCGTCACTTGATAACGGAGGAGAGCTCTCAGACCTCATTGCAAACAGGTGACGTAGTTTTTCATAGTATTCGGCGCGGATCTCTACTCTGGCACCGCCGAGACACATCCTAACACGAGGCTCGTGCATGGAGTTTTCAAAGAACGAAACCGTGACTTGTTGCCGTTTCTCGGCTGATTTCGAGGGCCCTGCTTCGGTCAAAATTCTGTTTCTTGCGTGTCTAAGACAAGTGAGCAGAGTCAAAACAGTTTTGTCGATAATATGTTTGGGCACCCGGGCGGCAAGCAAGCGCGATCGAAGAAACGAAGTAGCATCTTTGTCATTTGGGAGCAGCGGGTCATCACTTTGGTCGTGACATAACAGAAATTCTTCGAATTTGTTCGCCCAGCAGGGCCCAAAGTATTTCCCCGTGGCCTGCTCGAAACGAAAGCACAGGAGGGAAACTGCCTCCAGCCTAGCACCTTCAACGGTCGGCGTTACCTTCAGCCATGCTTTTGTACGCTGTGAGTTCTTCTTGGATATCAACTGAAATGTTCTCTTACTTTTCAGGGAAAGAACGCTATCGTCGAGGGAGCGTCCTGAATGAACCGTGCGAGAGGTCGACTCTATTGCGGAAGTTGATATGTCATCACCGTGACGATCGGTTGCGGTGGAAACCTCCGCCATTTTACCTATGAGTTGTCGTGCCACATTTACTTCGCCACGGGCGTCATGCCGGGCGCCAAGCAGCGCGTCGCTGTTCCCGCCGTGCAGCTCCGATCGTCTTTTCCTTTTCAGGTCGTAATTACGTTTCGTGCAGCGAGACGTGACCGTTTCTACGTTCGATGAAGGCGTTGCCGCGCTCGGAAGCGCGACATTCTTGCCGATCATGCGCGAAGTTTTGTTTGCTTTCTCCCAGTCCTACCAGTGCGACTAATCCTTAGGGTTTTATGAACGACGCTTAAGATTACTGCCTTGCTTATTATTACTTGATTTATTATCTATATATGATCCTTGAttggtacgaaggtatttattAATAATACATTCAATAATCTCAATATGTTGATAATAATAATATAAATAATATAATCATATGATATGATAATATTTATATAttattctggatttcaatcAATCAAGCAAGTAGTTGTGGAACATCGAGTTTATTAGTTAATTAATAAGTACAGAATATATAGCTGCATATTTATTGCAGCGAGCCACCAATAATGAGTAGGCTACGTATGTATGAATGAACGATCGAAGCATATATATATTTAATATATATATTTAATATATAATATGATAGTAGTCTAACAACAAGCAAGCAATATGATATCATAAAATGACTATATATATACATACACTCCACATAAGGCTTGAATtatatacgaaggtatctTTTTAGGTCGCTGCGTCTTCCTATCAAATTACGTGAGTTCAAAGCGAACTACTCACCCATCCAGGAGCGGTTTTGCATAAGCATATATAATACGAATGAAGTAATAAGCAAagatatatatatatatagaTATTGAatcatatatatatataagTGTTATAAATTATatcatatatatatatatatggtTGAGAATTTGTATACTTCAGATGCCATGCATATATTCATAATAACATATATATATACATAATCTCGAACGAAATACCTTCGGGGATTTTTTTCTGAGTGCGACGTTCCCTCGTGACGCGGACATGCCAGGGTTAGGAAAATCAAGTTGTGCACTAGCTAGTCAAGGCGGGCGTCGCCATTTGGAGGCACCAGTCATTCATGCTAAAGCTGTCGGGTCGTATGTCGGTTTGGTTCCCGCTGATTCGAGAAACGAAAAGGATAGCTTCGATATTGAATCACTGTTCAAGAGAAGCAAAGAGATAAAGAAAACTGCAGACGCGGGCCCAATAcaacacgccgccgcgttttcTGACAGGCCACAGCGGGTGCAAAAGAAAACTATCGGCGCTAGGGGTCACACAAGGAAACGTCGGAAGGATGCCGATGAACTGGTTCCCGTGGATAAACCGAGGCGTTTCGAAGACGGGCTCCCAGTGTACAAATCTTACGAAGGTTTCAGCGATATTGCTTGCGGTCAAGTGCCTCCCGACGACAGAAAAGGAGGGAAGTGTCCGTTTGATTGTTGGTGTTGCTTTTGAAGGTAATAGGCATGGAATGACAAGCATTCATGAGACATAATATGGATATGATATCGACGCCTTATTGGGGAACCTCCACAGCATCCGTTAATCTCCCTTGGATTTTTT contains the following coding sequences:
- a CDS encoding predicted protein, whose translation is MTVCDLRKLFFVHVYISSFIRMETLLIFPYIYIYFELHTLFHQNPHWMALHKYLVLNFIYFIRSKEPLLAEQSLWGVKRLAFAVFNVLQSYRLPSFTCATVRNMFYSGDLLSPKGALGQIWVCVFISDVALAPFFLDNFLKVPFPFTARPKCNSNCALNSFSILLYASDTRASAGMCQSSYATQSSADIRTCSM
- a CDS encoding predicted protein, with amino-acid sequence MAEVSTATDRHGDDISTSAIESTSRTVHSGRSLDDSVLSLKSKRTFQLISKKNSQRTKAWLKVTPTVEGARLEAVSLLCFRFEQATGKYFGPCWANKFEEFLLCHDQSDDPLLPNDKDATSFLRSRLLAARVPKHIIDKTVLTLLTCLRHARNRILTEAGPSKSAEKRQQVTVSFFENSMHEPRVRMCLGGARVEIRAEYYEKLRHLFAMRSESSPPLSSDDISVFQSATFSMLCRYTAAQGGMHRMSGGHHTALHAAVFDVLQHGLDVEAECFASPLNCHFHEYCSLFPDTDTTFGSRGSFFSFFPAEGSFECNPPFEEGIVLRCAEHVLLLLSRAEELKTALSFAVITPYWPGRLAWETVASSQYTSHVERIRRNEHSFLDGAQHTKRKRYRFASSDTTVCFLQSSVGKKRFAVTANLLRSLKVAFMPPS
- a CDS encoding hypothetical protein (conserved uncharacterized protein cupA44); translation: MPGLGKSSCALASQGGRRHLEAPVIHAKAVGSYVGLVPADSRNEKDSFDIESLFKRSKEIKKTADAGPIQHAAAFSDRPQRVQKKTIGARGHTRKRRKDADELVPVDKPRRFEDGLPVYKSYEGFSDIACGQVPPDDRKGGKCPFDCWCCF